In Anopheles gambiae chromosome 2, idAnoGambNW_F1_1, whole genome shotgun sequence, a single window of DNA contains:
- the LOC4577058 gene encoding dnaJ homolog subfamily B member 14, which translates to MEVNKDEAKRCIELATAALKMGNLEKAEKLLKKSQNLYPLAQAEELLKRVKAAGTGPSAGSAAGGTGGGSTNGPSAARRRPVHREEEKPAEPKLNVDYTQEQANAVKRVQKCKDFYEVLGVTQEATDSEIKKCYKKHALQLHPDKNKAPGAMEAFKSLGNAVETLTDPQKRKAYDLYRTTGGGPAGTRARASNGGYTYGQNGFNFQSDFDTGINPNDLFNMFFGGGFPQQQQQHTQHHYYRARAGRGSQYDDRNVSQPSLIFGLILCFVVVSLLSTFFASDPVYSLQQTGKFAVERRTLNLKIPYYVKNNFLSEYQGTLARLEHSVEEEYVTYMKRACSNERTYRDAMIGRAKSFGSRAQFQQAQQLKMPSCEALYRLGIGVVQY; encoded by the coding sequence ATGGAGGTGAACAAGGATGAAGCGAAGCGGTGTATCGAGCTGGCAACGGCCGCCCTTAAGATGGGCAATCTGGAAAAGGCGGAAAAGTTActgaaaaaatcacaaaacctCTATCCCTTGGCTCAGGCGGAAGAGCTGCTGAAGCGTGTAAAAGCGGCAGGAACTGGCCCCTCGGCCGGCAGTGCAGCCGGAGGAACCGGAGGCGGGTCCACAAATGGGCCATCCGCCGCCCGCAGACGCCCGGTCCATCGGGAGGAGGAGAAACCGGCCGAACCAAAGCTTAACGTTGACTACACTCAGGAGCAAGCGAACGCGGTCAAACGCGTGCAAAAGTGTAAGGACTTTTACGAGGTGTTGGGCGTCACGCAGGAGGCAACCGATTCGGAGATTAAAAAGTGCTACAAAAAGCACGCGCTGCAGCTGCACCCGGACAAGAACAAGGCGCCCGGTGCGATGGAAGCATTTAAATCGCTCGGCAACGCGGTAGAGACGCTGACCGATCCGCAAAAGCGAAAAGCGTACGATCTGTACCGTACCACGGGCGGGGGGCCAGCCGGTACGCGGGCGCGCGCATCGAACGGTGGCTACACGTACGGCCAGAATGGGTTCAACTTCCAGTCGGACTTCGATACGGGCATCAATCCGAACGATCTGTTCAACATGTTCTTCGGCGGCGGTtttccgcagcagcagcagcagcacacgcaGCACCATTACTATCGGGCGCGGGCCGGCCGCGGCTCACAGTACGACGACCGGAACGTTAGCCAGCCGAGCCTGATCTTTGGGTTGATCCTGTGCTTCGTCGTCGTATCGCTGCTGTCGACGTTCTTCGCGTCCGATCCGGTGTACAGCTTGCAGCAGACGGGCAAATTTGCGGTCGAACGGCGCACGCTGAATCTGAAGATACCGTACTACGTGAAGAACAACTTCCTGAGCGAGTATCAGGGCACGCTGGCCCGGCTCGAACACTCGGTGGAGGAAGAGTACGTGACGTACATGAAGCGAGCCTGCAGCAATGAGCGCACCTATCGGGACGCGATGATTGGGCGGGCGAAGAGCTTCGGCAGCCGGGCACAGTTCCAGCAGGCCCAGCAGCTAAAGATGCCGTCGTGCGAAGCACTGTACCGGTTGGGCATTGGGGTGGTACAGTATTGA
- the LOC1281265 gene encoding cytochrome P450 4d2: MILQALLIAGVVYLLISHLIERKKLQKINKHFPGPKPLPVVGNLLQFAWLDIPGVFEKVVELHQTHGQDYMMWSLFNWTILMMTSRKNVEKVLLAKQTEKALLYQFIEPWLGTGLLIASGEKWFQRRKIITPTFHFKILEQFVRVFNTETDTMVQLLRKHVGGKEFDIYDYVTLMALDSICETSMGTTVDAQHNPDNQYVQNVKRMAVLVLLRTISIVGPYPTLYNLFHPNAWEQRRVIKQLHAFTDSVIRSRREQLAKEKAQNVAFDLNEENLYSKRKLTFLDLLLNVTVEGKPLSNLDIREEVDTFMFEGHDTTTSGISFTIYELARNPDVQERVYEEIVSILGKDHKTAELTYQNLQEFKYLDLVVKEGLRMYPPVGIIGRALVEDLELNGTTVPAGQNVLVPIYVIHRNPEIYPNPNQFDPSRFAEDAESKRGPFDYLPFSIGARNCIGQRYALMEMKVTLIKLIANYRILPGESLGKLRVKTDLVLRPDIGIPVKIVLRE, encoded by the exons ATGATCCTGCAAGCTTTGCTAATAGCGGGCGTCGTGTATCTGCTGATCAGCCATCTGATCGAGCGGAAGAAGCTGCAAAAGATTAACAAACACTTCCCGGGACCGAAGCCGCTGCCGGTCGTTGGTAATTTGCTGCAGTTTGCCTGGTTGGATATACCCG GCGTTTTTGAGAAGGTGGTGGAGCTGCATCAAACGCATGGACAGGACTACATGATGTGGTCCCTGTTTAACTGGACCATCCTCATGATGACGAGCCGCAAAAACGTGGAGAAGGTGCTGCTGGCAAAGCAGACGGAGAAAGCGCTGCTGTACCAGTTCATCGAGCCCTGGCTCGGCACCGGTCTGCTGATCGCGAGCGGCGAGAAGTGGTTCCAGCGGCGCAAGATCATCACACCGACGTTCCACTTCAAGATACTGGAACAGTTCGTGCGCGTGTTCAACACGGAAACGGACACGATGGTGCAGCTGCTGCGCAAGCACGTCGGCGGCAAGGAGTTTGACATTTACGACTACGTCACGCTGATGGCGCTGGACAGCATCTGCGAAACGTCCATGGGTACGACGGTGGACGCACAGCACAATCCGGACAATCAGTACGTGCAGAACGTGAAGCG AATGgccgtgctggtgctgctgcgcaCGATCAGCATCGTTGGACCGTACCCAACGCTGTACAACTTGTTCCACCCGAACGCCTGGGAGCAGCGCAGGGTCATCAAGCAGCTGCACGCGTTCACCGACAGCGTGATACGAAGCCGGCGCGAACAGCTCGCCAAGGAGAAGGCACAAAATGTGGCGTTCGATTTGAACGAGGAAAACCTTTACTCCAAGCGCAAGCTCACCTTTCTGGATCTGCTGCTGAACGTCACGGTTGAGGGTAAGCCGCTGAGCAATCTGGACATCCGCGAGGAGGTTGACACGTTCATGTTCGAGGGCCACGACACGACGACGAGCGGCATCTCGTTCACGATCTACGAGCTGGCCCGCAACCCGGACGTGCAGGAGCGCGTGTACGAGGAGATCGTATCGATCCTCGGCAAGGATCACAAAACGGCCGAGCTTACCTACCAGAACCTGCAGGAGTTCAAGTATCTGGATCTGGTGGTGAAGGAAGGGCTGCGGATGTATCCACCCGTCGGCATTATTGGGCGGGCGCTGGTGGAAGACTTGGAGCTGA ATGGGACCACAGTTCCGGCGGGACAGAACGTCCTCGTGCCGATCTACGTGATCCACCGCAATCCGGAGATCTACCCCAACCCGAACCAGTTCGATCCGTCCCGCTTTGCGGAGGACGCTGAGTCGAAGCGCGGCCCGTTCGACTATCTGCCGTTCAGCATCGGGGCGCGCAACTGCATCGGCCAGCGGTACGCGCTGATGGAGATGAAGGTTACGCTGATCAAGCTGATCGCCAACTATCGCATCCTGCCGGGCGAATCGCTGGGCAAGCTGCGCGTCAAGACGGATCTGGTGCTGCGTCCGGACATTGGCATTCCGGTGAAAATTGTGCTACGCGAGTAG
- the LOC1281264 gene encoding FMRFamide receptor, with product MNASSLDYEVRHLLLGNGSSSSGGGVGLGSGIGGTGPSSPGEESALVGNLTARMVGATNESVLTVVSCYDDYLPNELLVEFEFWISGVVMNIVALIGILGNIFSMVILSRPQMRSSINYLLIGLARCDTVLILTSVLIFGLCAIYPHTGYLYYYHYQIFPKISLVVYPLAMIAQTASVYLTLTVTLERYVAVCHPLRARALCTYGRARLYVVGILVFSILYNLPRFWEVTLISSTHPDTGLTIYCVKASDMRTNETYIKVYIHWLYMIFVYFLPFSLISFFNLMIYRQVRRANKERQRLSRSEKREIGLATMLICVVIVFLLCNLPAMMINIVEAFYSVIIEYMVKVSNLLVTINSSVNFFIYVIFGEKFKRIFLLLFCKPRGRQSPDDGLIHDDSSFSNGDASNRNSGRFQRVGTTRSTSTKLSNCSMRTIRTTVRSTRAPSPGPIVYYPARETLPRLAQPPTITRSSSMFPDWSARENGTNGGIMMASSGF from the coding sequence ATGAACGCGTCGAGCCTGGACTATGAGGTGCGGCACCTACTGCTTGGCAatgggagcagcagcagcggcggcggcgtcggcCTCGGCAGCGGCATTGGCGGCACCGGCCCCAGCAGCCCGGGCGAGGAGTCCGCGCTGGTCGGCAACCTGACCGCGCGGATGGTCGGCGCCACGAACGAGAGCGTGCTGACGGTCGTGTCCTGCTACGACGACTACCTGCCCAACGAGCTGCTGGTGGAGTTCGAGTTCTGGATCAGCGGTGTGGTGATGAACATCGTCGCGCTGATCGGCATCCTCGGCAACATCTtctcgatggtcatcctgtcCCGGCCGCAGATGCGCTCCAGCATCAACTACCTGCTGATCGGGCTGGCCCGCTGTGATACGGTGCTGATCCTTACCTCCGTGCTGATCTTTGGCCTGTGCGCGATCTACCCGCACACCGGCTACCTGTACTACTATCACTATCAGATCTTTCCGAAGATTTCGCTCGTCGTCTACCCGCTGGCGATGATCGCCCAGACGGCGAGCGTCTACCTGACGCTCACGGTCACGCTCGAGCGGTACGTGGCCGTCTGCCATCCGCTGCGGGCGCGCGCCCTCTGCACGTACGGCCGGGCCCGGCTGTACGTGGTCGGCATACTGGTCTTCTCGATCCTGTACAATCTGCCCCGGTTCTGGGAGGTGACGCTGATCTCCTCCACCCACCCGGACACCGGGCTGACGATCTACTGCGTCAAAGCGTCCGACATGCGCACGAACGAGACGTACATCAAGGTGTACATCCACTGGCTGTACATGATCTTCGTCTACTTCCTGCCGTTCAGCTTGATCTCGTTCTTCAACCTGATGATCTACCGGCAGGTGCGCCGGGCGAACAAGGAGCGCCAGCGGCTGTCCCGGTCGGAGAAGCGCGAGATCGGTCTCGCGACCATGCTGATCTGCGTGGTGATCGTCTTTCTGCTCTGCAACCTGCCCGCCATGATGATCAACATCGTCGAGGCGTTCTACAGCGTGATCATCGAGTACATGGTGAAGGTGTCGAACCTGCTCGTCACGATCAACTCGAGCGTCAACTTCTTCATCTACGTCATCTTCGGCGAGAAGTTCAAGCGCATCTTTCTGCTGCTTTTTTGCAAACCCCGCGGCCGCCAGTCACCGGACGACGGTCTTATACACGACGACAGCTCCTTCTCGAACGGAGACGCCAGCAACCGGAACTCGGGCCGGTTTCAGCGCGTCGGCACCACGCGCAGCACCTCGACCAAGCTGAGCAACTGTAGCATGCGCACGATCCGCACGACGGTCCGCAGCACCCGGGCCCCGTCGCCCGGCCCGATCGTCTACTACCCGGCGCGGGAAACGCTGCCCCGGCTCGCCCAGCCGCCGACGATCACGCGCAGCAGCTCGATGTTTCCGGACTGGAGCGCGCGGGAGAACGGCACGAACGGGGGCATCATGATGGCCTCGTCCGGGTTCTAG